The Blattabacterium cuenoti genome includes a region encoding these proteins:
- the dnaJ gene encoding molecular chaperone DnaJ, producing MVKKDYYEVLGVSRNASSKEIKKAYRKLAIKYHPDKNLDDKKKAEEKFKEAAEAYEILSNPEKRQRYDKFGHSGVKGSGTGSGMNMEDIFTNFGDIFADAFGEGFSSFGFGRSNRHKTIKGSDLRIRVKLSLEEIANGVEKKVKVKRLKVAKGIKFKNCSSCNGTGQIIRVTNTILGRMQTTSQCHTCLGTGKNVENIPYGANKHGLIKEEELVNIKIPEGLTEGIQLKVSEKGNEAPFGGIPGDLIVLIEEIPHPQLKREGSNLHYDLYISFPDAILGASKEVPTINGKARIKIDPGTQSGKTLRLKNKGLPNIEGHGYGSFLIHVNVWTPKKIDEEQRKFFEKMRKNENFLPHPGNSEKSFFDRVREMFS from the coding sequence ATGGTGAAAAAAGATTATTACGAAGTATTAGGAGTTTCTAGAAATGCCTCTTCAAAAGAAATTAAAAAAGCTTATAGAAAATTAGCAATAAAATATCATCCAGATAAGAATTTGGATGATAAAAAAAAAGCAGAAGAAAAATTTAAAGAAGCAGCTGAAGCTTATGAAATTTTAAGCAATCCAGAAAAAAGGCAACGTTATGATAAATTCGGACATTCTGGGGTAAAAGGGAGCGGTACTGGTTCAGGAATGAATATGGAAGATATTTTTACAAATTTTGGAGATATTTTCGCTGATGCATTTGGAGAAGGTTTTTCTAGTTTCGGATTTGGAAGATCGAATCGACATAAAACTATTAAAGGAAGTGATTTAAGAATAAGAGTAAAGCTTTCATTAGAAGAAATAGCTAATGGAGTAGAAAAAAAAGTTAAAGTAAAAAGGCTTAAAGTAGCTAAAGGAATCAAATTTAAAAATTGTTCCTCTTGCAACGGAACTGGTCAAATTATACGTGTTACCAATACTATTTTAGGAAGAATGCAAACTACTTCTCAATGTCATACATGTTTAGGTACTGGAAAAAATGTTGAAAATATACCTTATGGAGCTAATAAACATGGATTGATTAAAGAAGAAGAATTGGTAAATATTAAAATTCCCGAAGGACTTACTGAAGGAATTCAACTTAAAGTTTCTGAAAAAGGAAATGAAGCTCCATTTGGAGGAATTCCTGGAGATTTAATTGTGTTAATTGAAGAAATTCCTCATCCTCAATTGAAAAGAGAAGGAAGTAATCTCCATTATGATTTATATATATCTTTTCCAGATGCAATATTGGGTGCTTCAAAAGAAGTTCCGACTATTAATGGAAAAGCAAGAATTAAAATAGATCCAGGGACACAATCAGGAAAAACTCTTAGACTAAAAAATAAAGGATTACCTAATATTGAAGGACATGGATATGGAAGTTTTTTGATTCATGTTAATGTTTGGACTCCAAAGAAAATTGATGAGGAACAAAGAAAATTTTTCGAAAAAATGAGAAAAAATGAAAATTTTCTTCCTCATCCCGGTAATTCAGAAAAATCGTTTTTTGATCGTGTAAGAGAAATGTTTTCTTAA
- the ilvD gene encoding dihydroxy-acid dehydratase encodes MEKIINNFSKKITEEPNLPAAHAMLYATGMKESDFCKAQIGIVSNWYEGNPCNMHLDKLAKKIKSSVITKNLVGFQFTTIGVSDGITMGTSGMRYSLPSRELIADSIETVVDSHHYDGIIAIPGCDKNMPGVMIALLRLNRPSIIVYGGSISSGYYNGQKLDIVSSFEALGKKNTCKITETEYKNIVKNSCPGPGACGGMYTANTMASALEGMGMMLPYSSSSPSTSDKKQIECEVVSTYIKKLLEKRIKPKDIITKSSIENGVKLAMCLGGSTNLVLHFLAIAKSANIDFSLKDFQRISDQVPLIGNLKPSGIFLMEDIHNIGGMPIIIKYLLNEGILSGGCLTVTGKTLSENMKNVPNITFDQKIIRPLDKPIKKNGHIRILYGNLSPEGSIAKITGKEGTIFRGKANVFNSEKEANKAILNNQIFPGVVIVIRYVGPKGGPGMPEMLKPTSYIMGSGLGKKVALITDGRFSGGSHGFVVGHITPEAQSGGLIALVQNGDFIKIDAENNTITLEVENEEIQRRKESWIQPSLKVKKGYLYKYTKIVSPASEGCITDQF; translated from the coding sequence ATGGAAAAAATAATTAACAATTTTAGCAAAAAAATAACTGAAGAACCTAATTTACCAGCGGCACATGCTATGTTATATGCTACAGGAATGAAAGAATCTGATTTTTGTAAAGCTCAAATAGGAATAGTCAGCAATTGGTACGAGGGAAATCCTTGCAACATGCATTTGGATAAATTGGCAAAAAAAATAAAATCATCGGTTATAACTAAAAATTTAGTAGGATTTCAATTTACTACTATTGGAGTCAGTGATGGAATCACTATGGGAACTTCAGGAATGAGATACTCTTTGCCTTCTAGAGAATTAATAGCGGATAGCATAGAAACAGTAGTTGATTCACATCATTATGATGGAATAATTGCTATTCCAGGATGCGATAAAAATATGCCAGGAGTTATGATTGCCTTACTTAGATTGAATCGTCCATCTATCATAGTGTATGGAGGGAGTATTTCTTCAGGTTATTATAATGGTCAAAAATTAGACATAGTTTCTTCTTTTGAAGCTCTAGGAAAAAAAAATACTTGCAAAATTACCGAAACAGAGTACAAAAACATCGTCAAAAATTCTTGTCCAGGACCAGGAGCTTGTGGAGGGATGTATACTGCAAATACTATGGCTTCTGCTCTAGAAGGAATGGGGATGATGCTTCCTTATTCTTCTTCATCTCCTTCAACAAGTGATAAAAAACAAATAGAATGCGAAGTAGTTTCTACATATATTAAAAAACTTTTGGAAAAAAGAATAAAACCGAAAGATATAATCACAAAATCTTCTATAGAAAATGGAGTTAAATTAGCTATGTGTTTAGGAGGTTCTACCAATTTGGTGTTACACTTTTTAGCTATTGCTAAATCTGCAAATATTGATTTTTCTTTAAAAGATTTTCAAAGAATTAGTGATCAAGTTCCTCTCATTGGAAATTTAAAACCAAGTGGAATTTTCTTAATGGAGGATATTCATAATATAGGAGGAATGCCTATTATTATAAAATACTTATTAAATGAAGGAATATTATCAGGAGGTTGTCTAACCGTTACTGGAAAAACATTGTCTGAAAATATGAAAAATGTTCCTAATATAACTTTTGATCAAAAAATCATTCGTCCTTTAGATAAACCTATCAAAAAAAACGGACATATCAGAATTTTATATGGTAATCTTTCTCCAGAAGGATCTATAGCTAAAATCACTGGAAAGGAAGGAACTATTTTTCGTGGTAAAGCTAATGTTTTTAATTCAGAAAAAGAAGCCAATAAAGCAATTTTAAATAATCAAATTTTTCCTGGAGTTGTAATTGTCATCAGATATGTAGGTCCTAAAGGAGGTCCTGGAATGCCAGAAATGTTAAAACCAACGTCTTATATTATGGGATCAGGGCTAGGAAAAAAAGTAGCTCTTATTACAGATGGTAGATTTTCAGGAGGATCACACGGTTTTGTAGTAGGACATATTACTCCAGAAGCACAATCTGGAGGTTTGATCGCTTTGGTTCAAAATGGAGATTTTATTAAAATAGATGCGGAAAATAATACCATTACTCTTGAAGTGGAAAACGAGGAAATCCAAAGAAGAAAAGAATCATGGATCCAACCTTCATTGAAAGTAAAAAAAGGATATTTATACAAATATACAAAAATAGTTTCTCCAGCTTCTGAAGGGTGCATTACAGATCAATTTTAA
- the lepB gene encoding signal peptidase I, whose translation MHRYFFFSGVFLFIEYLIHILGTWRFYQKSGINLWKVFIPIYNIFILLKTYNRSIWYMFLLLTPLTSIILFFILWMDLIHVFGRGRRKDIFFLFFSAGLYIFYINFFEKIQKIEKIQKKEDNTGILLAIIFSFITHTYVVQPFVIPTSSMEGSLLVGDFILVSKIHYGLRMPMSPISIPFTHNNIIGNVKSYISILRWPYFRFPPIQSIQRNDIVVFNFPKDSNHKIIDRKDYYVKRCIGLPGDLISIKKGVLFVNHRKENFLSKKQQAYLIKTENVPLNTEYLKNKMDIEDIELIEEKNDEYFYQIMLTKKKVIQIKNFFDNVVFIKKNIFPIHFKEDYIFPNHSGWNRDFFGPLHIPKKGELIKLNLKNIHIYNDIITYEKGKKINDPSERFYKIKNNYYFMMGDNRHNSYDSRYWGFVPEDHIVGKPILIWMSIDWDRKNPLNFFNWKLRWNRIMKKMN comes from the coding sequence ATGCACCGATATTTTTTTTTTAGTGGTGTTTTTTTATTTATTGAATATCTTATTCATATTTTAGGAACATGGAGATTTTATCAAAAATCCGGAATTAACTTATGGAAAGTTTTTATTCCTATATATAATATTTTCATTCTTTTAAAAACTTATAATCGATCCATATGGTATATGTTTCTCTTATTAACTCCATTAACAAGTATTATTTTGTTTTTCATTTTGTGGATGGATTTAATTCATGTTTTTGGAAGAGGAAGAAGAAAAGACATTTTTTTTCTATTTTTTTCTGCAGGGTTATATATTTTTTACATCAATTTTTTTGAAAAAATCCAAAAAATAGAAAAAATCCAAAAAAAAGAAGATAACACAGGAATATTATTGGCTATCATTTTTTCTTTTATTACACATACTTATGTAGTTCAACCTTTTGTTATTCCTACTTCTTCTATGGAAGGTTCCTTATTAGTAGGAGATTTTATACTAGTTAGTAAAATTCATTATGGGTTGCGAATGCCTATGTCTCCTATTTCTATTCCTTTTACACATAATAACATTATTGGAAATGTAAAATCTTACATATCTATTTTACGGTGGCCTTATTTTCGTTTTCCTCCCATACAATCTATACAAAGAAATGATATAGTTGTATTTAATTTTCCTAAAGATTCTAATCATAAAATTATAGATAGGAAAGATTATTATGTTAAACGTTGTATAGGATTGCCAGGTGATTTAATTTCTATTAAAAAAGGGGTTTTATTTGTTAATCATAGAAAAGAAAATTTTTTATCAAAAAAACAACAGGCTTATTTGATTAAAACGGAAAACGTTCCTTTAAACACAGAATATCTTAAAAATAAAATGGATATTGAAGATATTGAATTGATTGAAGAAAAAAATGATGAATATTTTTATCAAATTATGTTAACCAAAAAAAAAGTAATTCAAATAAAGAATTTTTTTGACAATGTAGTTTTTATAAAAAAAAATATTTTTCCAATTCACTTTAAAGAAGATTATATATTTCCAAATCATTCTGGTTGGAATAGAGATTTTTTTGGGCCATTACATATTCCTAAAAAAGGAGAATTAATTAAATTAAATTTAAAAAATATTCATATTTACAATGATATTATCACTTATGAAAAAGGAAAAAAAATCAATGATCCTTCAGAAAGGTTCTACAAAATAAAAAATAATTACTATTTCATGATGGGAGACAATAGACACAATTCATATGATTCTCGTTATTGGGGTTTTGTTCCAGAAGATCATATAGTAGGAAAACCCATATTGATATGGATGAGTATTGATTGGGATCGAAAAAATCCTTTGAATTTTTTCAATTGGAAATTACGTTGGAATCGTATTATGAAAAAAATGAACTGA
- the ilvB gene encoding biosynthetic-type acetolactate synthase large subunit, whose product MEKKLFSGSEIVIKALLDEDVEYIFGYPGGAIMPIYDSLHDYLNLVSHILMRHEQGSIHAAQGYARATGKIGVCFTTSGPGATNLITGLADALIDSTPIVCITGQVSSHLLGTDAFQETNIIDISIPVTKWNTQVLKAKDICDSIQKGFFIAKKGRPGPVLIDITKDAQFQEAEFNYQRCKYVKNFHPYPCIEEKRIIEASNLINTAKRPLILVGQGVVLSEAEEEFKKFVEKTGIPVASTLLGLGALSSNHYLYVGMLGMHGNYAPNILTNQCDILIAIGMRFDDRVTGDVKKYAKQAKIIHLEIDSSEINKNILCHIPILGDCKSSLIKLMNYVHESTHEEWIEKFFYLKEKEKTVVIQADLNPKKKGMTMGEVIKWINQYKQKNAILVTDVGQHQMIASRYFNFTCKKSQITSGGLGTMGFALPASIGAKLGAKKRQVICIVGDGGIQMTIQEMGTILQNNISVKIILLNNNFLGMVRQWQQLFFDKRYSCTELINPDFIKLANAYNIKAKKVSKREELKESVKKALNNEKTFLLEVVIEREDNVFPMIPAGAAVDEIRLT is encoded by the coding sequence ATGGAAAAAAAGTTATTCTCCGGTTCAGAAATAGTAATAAAAGCACTCTTAGATGAAGATGTAGAATACATATTTGGTTATCCAGGTGGAGCTATTATGCCTATCTATGATTCTTTACACGACTATTTAAATTTAGTTTCGCATATTTTAATGCGTCACGAACAAGGATCTATTCATGCTGCACAAGGGTATGCTAGAGCAACTGGAAAAATAGGTGTATGTTTTACAACTTCAGGTCCAGGAGCTACTAATTTAATAACTGGATTAGCAGATGCCTTGATAGATAGTACTCCTATTGTTTGTATTACTGGACAAGTATCTTCTCATTTATTGGGAACCGATGCGTTTCAAGAAACAAATATTATAGATATTTCTATTCCTGTTACTAAATGGAATACTCAAGTATTAAAAGCTAAAGATATTTGTGATTCAATTCAAAAAGGATTTTTTATAGCTAAAAAAGGAAGACCAGGACCTGTATTGATAGATATCACTAAAGATGCTCAATTTCAAGAAGCTGAATTTAATTATCAACGTTGTAAATACGTAAAAAATTTTCATCCATATCCTTGTATAGAGGAAAAAAGAATAATAGAAGCTTCTAATTTAATCAATACAGCTAAAAGACCTTTAATTCTTGTAGGTCAAGGTGTTGTATTATCTGAAGCAGAAGAAGAATTTAAAAAATTTGTTGAAAAAACAGGAATTCCAGTAGCTAGTACTTTATTAGGATTAGGGGCTTTGTCCAGTAATCACTATCTATATGTAGGAATGTTAGGAATGCATGGAAATTATGCTCCAAATATTTTAACCAATCAATGTGATATTCTTATTGCAATAGGTATGCGTTTTGATGATCGTGTTACAGGAGACGTGAAAAAATATGCAAAACAAGCTAAAATCATTCATTTAGAAATTGATTCTTCAGAAATTAATAAAAATATATTATGTCATATTCCGATTTTGGGAGATTGCAAATCTTCTTTAATAAAATTAATGAACTATGTTCATGAATCAACTCATGAAGAATGGATAGAAAAGTTTTTTTATCTGAAAGAAAAAGAAAAAACTGTAGTTATACAAGCTGATCTTAACCCAAAAAAAAAAGGAATGACTATGGGTGAAGTAATTAAATGGATTAATCAATATAAACAAAAAAATGCTATTCTTGTAACTGATGTAGGACAACATCAAATGATTGCTTCAAGATATTTCAATTTTACCTGCAAAAAAAGTCAAATAACTTCTGGAGGATTGGGGACAATGGGTTTTGCTTTACCAGCTTCAATAGGAGCTAAATTAGGAGCAAAAAAAAGACAAGTTATTTGTATTGTAGGAGATGGGGGAATTCAAATGACAATACAAGAGATGGGGACCATTTTACAGAATAATATTTCTGTAAAAATTATATTACTGAATAATAATTTTTTGGGAATGGTACGTCAATGGCAACAGCTTTTTTTTGATAAACGTTATTCGTGTACAGAATTAATTAATCCAGATTTCATAAAGTTAGCTAATGCTTATAACATCAAAGCAAAAAAAGTGAGCAAAAGAGAAGAATTAAAAGAATCTGTAAAAAAAGCATTGAATAATGAAAAAACTTTTTTGTTAGAAGTTGTAATAGAAAGAGAAGACAATGTTTTTCCTATGATTCCTGCAGGAGCTGCTGTAGATGAAATTCGTTTGACATAA
- the dapB gene encoding 4-hydroxy-tetrahydrodipicolinate reductase, whose translation MNIAIIGYGKMGKTIEKIAKIRNHKISLCYDETPSPFLLKNSDVAIEFSQPDSAFNNVKICIENNVPTVCGTTGWMEKFEFIKKICIEKNGSFLYSSNFSIGMNIFFEINKKLSKLLSPYSESYEVKIHEIHHKEKIDRPSGTAISLAKDIVNNRMKETWTLDATKKTKNQILILSKRFENVAGTHVVKYESKIEDIEIQHKAHSREGFAIGAVIAAEWIQNKKGIFSMKEVLGI comes from the coding sequence ATGAATATAGCAATAATAGGGTATGGAAAAATGGGAAAAACCATAGAAAAAATAGCGAAGATTAGAAATCATAAAATTTCATTGTGTTATGATGAAACTCCTTCTCCATTTTTATTGAAAAATTCAGATGTAGCAATAGAGTTTAGTCAACCTGATTCTGCTTTCAATAATGTAAAAATTTGCATAGAAAATAACGTTCCCACAGTATGTGGAACTACAGGTTGGATGGAAAAATTTGAATTTATAAAAAAAATATGTATAGAAAAAAATGGCTCTTTTTTGTATTCTTCTAATTTTAGTATTGGAATGAATATTTTTTTTGAAATTAATAAAAAGTTATCAAAACTATTATCTCCTTATTCTGAAAGTTATGAAGTAAAAATTCATGAAATTCATCACAAAGAAAAAATAGATAGACCTAGTGGAACTGCTATATCTTTGGCAAAAGATATCGTTAATAACAGAATGAAAGAAACATGGACTTTAGATGCTACAAAAAAAACAAAAAATCAAATTTTAATTCTTTCAAAAAGATTCGAAAACGTAGCAGGAACACATGTTGTGAAATATGAATCTAAAATAGAAGATATTGAAATCCAACATAAAGCTCATAGCAGAGAAGGTTTTGCTATTGGTGCTGTGATTGCTGCTGAATGGATTCAAAATAAAAAAGGTATTTTCTCTATGAAAGAAGTGTTAGGAATATAA
- the ilvA gene encoding threonine ammonia-lyase, with amino-acid sequence MKNRLKGYFPSYKEVIKAKNVLKNIIYETPLQRNSLLSEKYKANVFLKREDLQIIRSYKIRGAYNKMKSLSHTDLKKGIVCASAGNHAQGVAYSCHILKITGKIYMPSTTPKQKIERVKMFGKEYIEIILIGDTFDAVSYEAMKDCKKNEKIFIHPFDDIQIIEGQATVGLEILQQSISNIDYVFIPIGGGGLASGVGSHLKEFSPKTKIIGVEPQGAPSMSFSLKKGKVVELKTIDRFIDGASVKKVGELNFNICNQILYDIKTVPEGKVCTTILDLYNLEAIVAEPAGALSIAALDFYSEKIKGKTIVCILSGGNNDITRTEEIRERSLLYEEKKHYFIVKFPQRAGALKEFVNNILGPKDDIAYFEYSKKTSKEEGPAVIGIELADKNDFSALLGRMKKHRVHFQYLNQNPDLFRVLI; translated from the coding sequence TTGAAAAATAGATTAAAAGGTTACTTTCCTTCTTATAAAGAAGTAATCAAAGCTAAAAATGTATTAAAAAATATCATTTATGAAACTCCGTTACAGAGAAATTCTCTTTTGTCAGAAAAATATAAAGCTAATGTTTTTTTGAAAAGAGAAGATCTACAAATTATACGTTCATATAAAATTAGAGGGGCCTATAACAAAATGAAAAGTCTATCTCACACAGATTTAAAAAAAGGAATTGTATGCGCTAGTGCAGGAAATCATGCACAAGGAGTTGCCTATTCTTGTCATATATTAAAGATAACAGGAAAAATTTATATGCCTAGTACTACTCCAAAACAAAAAATAGAAAGAGTAAAAATGTTTGGAAAAGAGTATATTGAGATTATTCTGATTGGAGATACTTTTGATGCAGTTAGTTATGAGGCTATGAAAGATTGCAAAAAAAATGAAAAAATTTTTATTCATCCTTTTGATGATATTCAAATTATTGAAGGACAAGCTACTGTTGGATTAGAGATTTTACAACAATCCATTTCAAACATAGATTATGTTTTTATTCCTATTGGAGGAGGAGGGTTAGCTTCTGGTGTAGGAAGTCATCTGAAAGAATTTAGTCCAAAAACTAAAATTATAGGAGTAGAACCTCAAGGAGCTCCATCTATGAGTTTTTCTTTAAAAAAAGGAAAAGTTGTAGAGTTAAAAACAATAGATAGATTTATTGATGGAGCTTCAGTAAAAAAAGTAGGAGAATTAAATTTTAATATATGCAATCAAATATTATATGATATCAAAACCGTTCCAGAAGGAAAAGTTTGCACAACTATTCTAGATTTATATAATTTAGAAGCCATTGTTGCAGAACCGGCTGGAGCACTTTCAATAGCAGCATTAGATTTTTATTCTGAAAAAATCAAAGGAAAAACTATTGTTTGTATTTTAAGTGGAGGGAATAATGATATTACCAGAACGGAAGAAATACGAGAAAGATCTCTTTTGTATGAAGAAAAAAAGCATTATTTCATAGTTAAATTTCCACAAAGAGCTGGAGCTTTGAAAGAATTTGTTAATAATATTTTAGGACCAAAAGATGATATTGCCTATTTTGAATATTCCAAAAAAACTTCCAAAGAAGAAGGACCTGCTGTAATAGGAATAGAATTGGCAGATAAGAATGATTTCTCCGCATTATTAGGAAGGATGAAAAAGCATAGAGTTCATTTTCAATATTTGAATCAGAATCCAGATTTATTTCGTGTTTTGATATGA
- the mnmA gene encoding tRNA 2-thiouridine(34) synthase MnmA, which produces MQKVKIVVGLSGGVDSSVAALILKKKGYEVIGLFMHNWEEEDSVFNKCTTWKEDKIDAMLVAKQLNIPFQVIEMKKEYKKHVINYMFNNYKSGKTPNPDVLCNKEIKFNIFLKKAIDLGADFIATGHYVNKEKIIKNKKIIYRLLIGKDLNKDQSYFLCQLTQYQLEKSLFPLGLLTKNQVRKIAERNGLRNAHKKESQGLCFVGKINLQKFLQKKIFPKKGDVVYINSDALVYQEKKIFLSKEEELLFLSRKKKYKKSDGKIIGYHEGATYFTKGQRKGIALGGYKEALFVIETDVKENIVYTGMGKKHPGLYRKSLFIQEKNIHWIRQDLSLSEGEKMDVFCRIRYRQPLQKSKLYKIKKGMFIEFETMQCAITEGQFAAWYIGKELVGSGIIS; this is translated from the coding sequence ATGCAAAAGGTAAAAATAGTAGTTGGACTTTCAGGAGGAGTTGATTCAAGTGTTGCTGCATTAATTCTTAAAAAGAAAGGTTATGAAGTTATTGGTTTATTTATGCATAATTGGGAAGAAGAAGATTCCGTTTTCAATAAATGTACTACTTGGAAAGAAGACAAGATTGATGCTATGCTAGTGGCTAAACAATTAAATATTCCTTTTCAAGTAATTGAAATGAAAAAAGAATACAAAAAACATGTTATTAATTACATGTTTAATAACTATAAATCAGGAAAAACTCCTAATCCAGATGTATTGTGTAACAAAGAAATTAAGTTCAATATTTTCTTAAAAAAAGCCATTGATTTAGGAGCAGATTTTATTGCTACAGGTCATTATGTGAATAAAGAAAAAATTATCAAAAACAAAAAAATAATTTATCGTCTTTTAATAGGAAAAGATCTTAATAAAGATCAATCGTATTTTTTATGTCAATTGACACAATATCAATTGGAAAAATCACTATTTCCATTAGGTTTATTAACGAAAAATCAAGTTCGAAAAATAGCAGAAAGAAATGGATTACGCAATGCTCATAAAAAAGAATCACAAGGTCTTTGTTTTGTAGGAAAAATTAATTTGCAAAAATTTCTCCAAAAAAAAATTTTTCCAAAAAAAGGAGATGTGGTTTACATCAATTCTGATGCTTTAGTATATCAAGAAAAAAAAATTTTTCTTTCTAAGGAAGAAGAGTTACTTTTTTTATCAAGAAAAAAAAAGTATAAAAAATCAGATGGAAAAATAATTGGATATCATGAAGGAGCTACTTATTTTACTAAAGGACAACGTAAAGGAATAGCTTTAGGAGGTTATAAAGAAGCTCTTTTTGTTATTGAAACCGATGTGAAAGAAAATATTGTTTATACTGGAATGGGGAAAAAACATCCCGGTTTGTATAGAAAATCTTTGTTTATTCAGGAAAAAAATATTCATTGGATCAGACAAGATCTTAGTCTGAGTGAAGGAGAAAAAATGGATGTTTTTTGTAGAATTCGTTATAGACAACCATTACAAAAATCAAAATTATATAAAATAAAAAAAGGAATGTTCATCGAATTTGAAACAATGCAATGTGCTATAACAGAAGGACAGTTTGCGGCTTGGTATATTGGAAAAGAATTAGTAGGATCAGGAATTATTTCTTAA
- the ilvC gene encoding ketol-acid reductoisomerase, with translation MKIKFGSVEETIVTREEFPLSKAREILKRETISVLGYGVQGPGQSLNLKENGFQVIVGQRKNSISWEKALKDGWIEGKDLFSLEEASERGTILMYLLSDAGQISFWPTLSKYLTKGKSLYFSHGFGLTFCDKTKIYPSKDIDIFLVAPKGSGTSLRRLFLQGKGINSSYAIYQDYSGKSLEKALSIGIGIGSGYLFETSFKSEVYSDLVGERGTLMGAIQGIFAAQYQILREKGHSPSESFNETVEELTQSLMPLVSEKGMDWMYDNCSTTAQRGALDWWKKFRDVTYPIFKELYHEVSSGNEAERIIKANSDIDYRIKLKKELQDLKKSELWKVGSIIRDLRPEKKHKK, from the coding sequence ATGAAAATTAAATTTGGATCAGTAGAAGAAACTATTGTAACAAGAGAAGAATTTCCATTATCAAAAGCTAGAGAAATATTAAAAAGAGAAACTATTTCTGTACTAGGATATGGAGTTCAAGGTCCTGGACAATCTCTCAATTTGAAAGAAAATGGATTTCAAGTTATTGTAGGACAAAGAAAAAATTCTATTTCTTGGGAAAAAGCACTAAAAGATGGATGGATAGAAGGAAAAGATCTTTTTTCTTTAGAAGAAGCTTCTGAAAGAGGGACTATACTCATGTATCTATTATCAGATGCAGGTCAAATCTCTTTTTGGCCAACTCTTTCTAAATATCTCACTAAAGGAAAATCTTTATATTTTTCGCATGGATTTGGATTAACTTTTTGTGATAAAACAAAAATATATCCATCTAAAGATATTGACATTTTTTTAGTAGCTCCTAAAGGATCAGGAACTAGTTTAAGAAGACTTTTTTTACAAGGAAAAGGAATTAATTCTAGTTATGCTATTTATCAAGATTATAGTGGAAAAAGTTTAGAAAAAGCTTTATCTATTGGAATAGGAATAGGATCTGGATATTTATTTGAAACCAGTTTTAAAAGTGAGGTATACTCTGATTTAGTGGGAGAAAGAGGGACTTTAATGGGAGCTATACAAGGAATTTTTGCTGCACAATATCAAATATTAAGAGAAAAAGGGCATTCTCCTTCAGAATCTTTTAACGAAACAGTAGAGGAACTAACTCAAAGTCTAATGCCATTAGTATCGGAAAAAGGAATGGATTGGATGTATGATAATTGTTCTACAACAGCACAAAGAGGAGCTTTAGATTGGTGGAAGAAATTTAGAGATGTTACGTATCCAATATTTAAAGAATTATATCATGAAGTTTCTTCTGGAAATGAGGCTGAAAGAATTATAAAAGCTAATAGTGATATAGATTACAGAATAAAGTTAAAAAAAGAGTTACAAGATCTTAAAAAAAGTGAATTATGGAAAGTAGGATCAATTATTCGTGATCTTAGACCGGAGAAAAAACATAAAAAATAG
- a CDS encoding acetolactate synthase — protein sequence MKHQFRVIILGERETRLLSRILIILNRRNLKTNHINVSNNENETIGNVQYVLDLECKEEQLIKVKKLIEKLIGIIHVYYFRIEEKNSRKNSWKKIDLPLATS from the coding sequence ATGAAGCATCAATTCAGAGTAATAATTTTAGGAGAAAGAGAAACAAGATTATTGAGTAGGATCCTTATTATATTGAATAGAAGAAATTTGAAAACTAATCATATCAACGTATCTAATAATGAAAATGAAACTATTGGAAATGTTCAATATGTTTTAGATTTAGAATGTAAAGAAGAACAATTGATTAAAGTTAAAAAATTAATTGAAAAATTAATTGGAATCATTCATGTTTATTATTTTAGAATAGAAGAAAAAAATTCTAGAAAAAATTCATGGAAAAAAATAGATTTACCGTTAGCAACATCTTAA